From Leptospira meyeri:
CGCTGAATTCAGGAAGTTTACGAACTCTTGATTGGTATGAATTAAAACTACCGGGTGACGAGCGCATCACAGATCCTTCTCCAACCAAGTCAACCGCAGGAAGAGTAAACATAGCCCCACCTTTTTGATCTAAATTCCCTGTGACAAGATTAATGACATTGATAAGCCATTGACAAATTGCACCAAACTCTTGCGTCGAAACTCCAACCCTTCCATAACAAACAGCGGAGGCCGCATTCGCAAATTCGAATGTAATTCTTTCGATGGTTTCTTTAGATACACCGGTAATTTTAGAAACTCTTTCTGGACTATATTCTTTTGTGATGTTTTCTAAGGATTTGAGATCTTCATTCCGAATCAAATGACTTGGTTTGATGAGTTGTTTTTCAAAAAGAAAATGAAGGACAGCCAGTAGAAAGTATGCATCTGTTCCTGGTTTGATAAAAAGATGTTCGTTTGCATGTATTGCCGTTTCTGATTTCCTCGGATCAACCACGACGTATTTTCCACCTCGATCCTGAATGGCTTTGAGTCTTTTTTTGACATCTGGAACACTCATTAAACTTCCGTTAGATGCGAATGGGTTGCCTCCTAAAATTAAGAAAAAATCGGTATGGTCAATATCTGGTATCGGTACCAATAGTTGGTGTCCAAACATTAAATAAGAAAGTAATTGGTGGGGTAACTGGTCTACTGAAGTGGCCGAAAAATTATTTTTGGTTTTGAGCCGGCTAGCGAATCTTTGTCCCAGCAACATAGATCCATAATTATGAACAGTAGGATTTCCATTATAAATGGCAACAGCGTTGTTTCCAAACTCAGATTGAATTCTGACAAGTTGATTGGCAATATCAGAGAGGGCATCCACCCAAGTAACAGACTCCCAACCTGATTTTGTTCGTTTGAGCGGGAATTTGATTCGATCTGGGTCTTCGTATAAACTTTTTAGTTCGGGGCCTTTGGGACAAATATGACCACGACTGAATTTGTCGTCAGGATCTCCCTTAAAACCTTGGATAGAACCATCTTTCAAGTCGATCTGAAGTCCACACATTGCCTCACATAAACTGCAAGACCGGTAATGAATTTGATGCATAACTCTCTCCTAAGACGGAGATTCTAAGAGAGAGTTTTTTAAGATACAAGTGCAAAACGGATCGTGTTTCGATAAAATCGATCCATTTTTTGTATTAAGTGGCCGAAGCCAAAGACGTTTCTTTTTCAACCGGAGGTAATATTTTGTTCATTTCGTCGCCAACCTCTTTTTCTTCTTCAGTTGAAAATCGAACAAGTAAGGTAAAGAAGGCGGCTACAGTTACAGTGACACCAATGATGAGTAACGCATTCTGGTAACTAAGATCTCCTCTAAATAAAAATCCAGCAGAGACAGCACCAGCATTTCCACCAGCACCAACAATACCGGAGACGGCACCAATTGCTTTTTTATTCACAAAAGGGACAACAGAGAATGTGGCACCTTCTGACATCTGTACAAACAAACTAAAAACGATCATGGAGGAAATTGCAAGAATCAGTGAACTCATTTGCGAAAATAAAATCAAACAAAGTCCTTCTCCAGCTAAAACAGCTGATAACCAAATGACTCTTCCACGAAGACCCCATTTGATTCCAAATTTATCTCCAAAGGCACCACCAAGTGTTCTTGCAAATAAATTCATTAAACCAAAAAGTCCAGCGATAAGTCCTGCAGTTGTTGGCGACAACTGAAACTGATCTACATAATATAACGCTGCGATATTGTTGATAGTAAGTTCAATTCCAAAACAAGCACCATAAGCAAGAAACAACAACCAAACTCTAGGATCTTTGATGACTAACAAAAAGTTGCTAAGTGAATTTTTCTTTCCACCTTGAAACGTGGGATAGGTTTCTTTGATATCTTTAAAGTTTCCACCAGGAGTATCTTGTGTTCCAAAATAATAAATGATACCCATAAAGAATAATGCAGCACCAGGAACCACCATCGCAAGTCTCCAGGAAACTCCTGTAGTAAAACCAAAGGCAACAAAAAAACCAAAAAGGATTGGCATCACCATTTGTGTCACACCACCTCCTAAGTTTCCCCAACCTGCTGTTGTTGCATTTGCCGTACCAATGATATTAGGTGCAAACATAACAGAAGTATGGTATTGGGTGATTACAAAAGAAGCTCCAATCGCTCCAATGGCCAATCTTAATAACAAAAAAGAAAGATAACTATCGGCAAGCCCAATGCACATGACAGGGATAGATCCCAAAGTTAAAAGAATTGTATAGGAGATCCGTGGTCCAATTTTGTCACATAACCAGCCTATGAACAATCGCATAAAGATTGTTATGGCAACAGAGGCGATGATGATATTGCCAACTTGCGCCTTTGTTAAGGACAGTTCTTCTCTAACATAAACCATAAGTGGAGCAATTCCAAACCAACCAAAAAAACATAGAAAGAATGCAATCCATGTTAGGTGAAAGGTGCGCATTTGTGGTGTCGCCAGGCTGAATAATTCGATTTTAGTTGCTTTCGCATGAGGTGTAATTGTCACGGGAAGTTTACTCCTTTTGCTAAAAAACAATGCAAAAAGCGTACCATAGCGCGAAATGTCCTAAAATGGGCTAAAACGCTTTGAAATTGAACTTTACGCTTATGGATTTCCCTCGTGTAGAAAATGTACTACAATCGGACAATATTTTGACCAAAAAACAAAAGATCTGTGTACGGAATGTACAAATGGAGAGAAAGATTTTTGTTTACCAAGGTAAAAACTCGATAGTATCTTCTTTTTGAATTTGAGAAAGTTCGTTTGGAAAAATGGCAAGCCCGTCAGAGGAAATCCCAGCCCGTATGTCTCCGCTTCCATTAAAAGCAACAGGTGTCAGATAGGTTTTGTCGGAGGTTTCTAATTTTACAGGAAAAAATTCCGTAAGAGAACCTTTTTTTTGTTTGGTGGTAGAAAAGGGGAGTTTATAAACAGGATGGATTGTTAGCCCGAATGATTGTCGTAAATATGGTTCTAAAAAAATACGTGAACATGTTTGTACGCTGAATGGGTTTCCTGGCATTCCGAAAACAATGGTGCCGTTTCGTTTTCCAAACCAAATTGGTTTTCCTGGTTTGATTGCCGATTTGTGAAAAATAAGTTCTACACCTAATTTATGTAAAATGGATGGAACTAAGTCCATATTACCCATCGACACTCCACCAGAAAGAATTAAAATATCACCTTCTAACCCACATTTTATGGATTCCGTCATTATTGATTCAATATCTTGAACATGAGTGATTAATTTTGGTGAGATTTTGAATTTGGATAAAATAGAACTAATTGTAAAAGAATTCGAATCTCTGATTTGGTAAGGGAGCGGTGTTTGGTGAATTGAAACCACTTCGTTTCCGGTAGAAATAATATGGACTTTGGGTGATTGGACAACAGGAACTTTTTCTTTTCCGAGACTTGCAAGTAGTGAGATTTCTGAAGTGCCAATTTGGATACCTTTGGGTAAAACTAGCTGGTTTTTCTTTACATCTTCACCTTGTTTGGCGATATTATTCCATGGTTTAACTTCTTGAATCGAAAAAGAAACTTGTTTTTTGTTGTTCGATTCGTTTAGAATACAATCTTCAATTTTAATCACAACATCAAATCCATTTGGTACGGGAGCACCTGTCATGATCCGAATAGCCTCATCTCCCGATTCTAGTTGGATATTACTTCCTGCAGGGAGTTCTTTTTTATAAACGTAGACTTTGTTCGGAGAAAAATCACCTGAAAAAATAGCAAATCCGTCCATCGCCGAACGGTGGAATGGTGGATAATCTCTATCTGCAGTGACTGGTTCTGCAAGGACTCTACCAAAAGATTGCTCTAATGAAATGACTTCCGTGGGATAAATTTTTGTTTCTGAAAGAATTTTACTGAGAGCTTCCTGATAAGATATCAATGACCTTCACCTCTCATCATTTTTTTTGCATGAAAGATGGCAGGTAAAATCGCAGTCATACTTTCTTTTGCCCCGTTGCTACTTCCTGGAATAGTAACTATGAGTGATTTCCCAATCCTCCCGGCAAGAGAACGAGATAACATTGCAAAGGGAGTTCTATCTTGTCCAAAGGAACGCATTACCTCAGCGATACCAGGGATTTCCTGCTCTAACATTTGTCTAATGGCGTCGGTAGTATTGTCTCTAGGTCCAAGACCCGTACCCCCAGTAGTAACAATTAAGTCAATTTTTTCTGAACTCCAATTGGAGATCACTTTTTGAATTTCCGTTGGTTCATCCGGTACAATTAGTATTTCTAAAACTTCTACTCCTTCTGCTTGGAGAAGTTCAGCAATTACCTTTCCTGATCCATCTTCTTTTTTACCAGCAAAACAAGAATCTGAACAAACCAATATCTTTGCATTCGATCCACTTGCGAATTTTGAGATTTGTGAATCCGTTTTTCCGCCTTTTTTTTCTAAAAGTTTGATAGAAGAAATTTCAATTTCTTTATCGATTGGTTTTAATAGATCGTAAATGACAAGGGCTGCTACTGTAACACCTGTAAGGGCTTCCATTTCAATTCCTGTTTTGCCGATTGACTTTGCTTGCGTTTGGATTCGGATAGCATTTTTTGGCTCTAGAATTTCGAAATGAATGGAAAAAGAATCAATTGGAACCGGATGGCAATGAGGAATTAACTCAGCTGTTTTTTTAGATCCAAGTAGTGCAGCTGCTTTGGCTACACCAAAGATATCTCCTTTTGGAAGATTGTTTGCTTTAACCCTTTCAATCGTGTTGGGATTACAATATACATATCCCTCGGCTTCTGCATACCGAAGTGTGGTTCTTTTTCCTGTGATATCATTCATTCCTATCCCTTATAGGGATGTGAGAATGGAAGAATAGTCATTTTTCAAAATTTCCATCTCTCTATAGAATCTGACAATCTCTCCGATCACAAGAATGGCAGGGGATTTGACTTGGTTTTCTAGAATGATGGACTGGATTGAATCTAGATTCCCTGTAAAAACTCGTTCTGTGTTTAAAGTTGCATTTTGGATGACCGCAATATGGGTTTCGCTAGAGTTCCCTGCAACCAATAGTTCTGATACAATGAGGTCGATTGAATTAAGCCCCATATAGACAATGATCGTTTTACCAACACAGTTTAGGTTTTTAAAAGAATCTGAGTTAACTCCATCTTTTTTGTGGCCTGATAAAAACAAAATTTCTCTCGCATAATCTCTATGGGTTAGTGGGAATCCCAGGGAAGACGCCACACCTGAGGCTGTTGTGATTCCAGCAATAATCTCGCAAGAGATTCCTGCGGAAATAAGGTTTGAATACTCTTCACCGACTCTTCCGAATATAGATGGGTCACCACCTTTTAATCTTACCACTGTTTTATACTCATTTGCGGCTTGGATGAGTTTTGTATTAATTTCGTCTTGTAAACAACTATGGATACCTAATCTTTTTCCAACATAGACCATTTGGATTTTTTTTCGACAAACACCTAAAATTCTAGGGGAAACCAAATCGTCATAAAAAACAATATCTGCTTTGCGTAATGTTTTTAATGCTTTGACAGTCAGAAGATCTGGATCTCCCGGACCTGCTCCCACTAGATACACTTTACCTTTGTTTGTTCTTTTGTTGAGGGTATCCATATATACCAATTAACTATTGCTACATGAAGATGAATCTATCTCTAAGTATACAGATCCATTTTCGACAATCACTGGATAAACATTGACTTTGTAGTTTTCTCCACTTAGGCAATCTCCGTTAGTGAGCGAAAAGTTTCTTTTATGCAGTGGACAAACTATTTTTGGCTCTCCATTATTATCTCCCAAAAACCCCCGAGACAATACCATATCACCGGTATGTGGGCAGGCGTTATCGCAAGCATACCATTCATTTCGAGATTCAAAATAGAATATGGCAATTTGTTTCTCTCCCACTTTTGCAGAGACTCCACCTTCTTTTTCAAAATCAGAAACTGGACCTATTAAAACTCGTTCTTTGTTTTTGATACTTGTTCCCATTTTGGTTCTCCTATTGCGAATTTACTAAATCTTTTTCCACCCAATCCACTGGACGAATTTGCCCGCGTTCTTCAATGAACTTGATATTTGGATCTATTTCAGCGCTGTTAACAAAATGTCTAAACTTCTTTTGTTTTTCTGGATCTTCTACAACGTCTTTCCATTCACAGAGGTAAGTATTCACAAGAGCATTCATTTCTTCATCAAGTTGTGAATTGATACCCAATCGATCATTAATAACCACATCTTTTAAATATTCAATCCCACCTTCCAATTGTTCCAACCAAGTAGAAGTCCTCATTAGTTTATCCGCTGTTCGTATATAAAACATCATATAGCGGTCGATGTACTTGATACAAGTATCTTCATCTAAATCTTCGGCAAAAAGGATTGCATGTTTCGGGTTTACACCTCCGTTTCCACCAATATAAAGATTCCAACCTCTTTCTGTTGCAATGATTCCGAAGTCTTTCCCGCGAGCTTCTGCACATTCGCGGATACAACCGGACACTCCGCACTTTAATTTATGTGGAGCTCGAATGCCTTTGTATCGTTCTTCTAATTTGATTGCAAAAGATGTGCTGTCTTGAACACCGAACCGGCACCAGGTAGAGCCAACACAACTTTTAACAGTTCGCATTGATTTTCCATAAGCATGTCCACTTTCAAATCCAAACTCAATCAAGTCTTTCCAAATGGCTGGGAGTTGGTCGATTCTTGCACCTAATAAGTCAATCCGTTGTCCACCCGTGATTTTGCAGTATAGATTATACTTT
This genomic window contains:
- a CDS encoding molybdopterin-dependent oxidoreductase, yielding MHQIHYRSCSLCEAMCGLQIDLKDGSIQGFKGDPDDKFSRGHICPKGPELKSLYEDPDRIKFPLKRTKSGWESVTWVDALSDIANQLVRIQSEFGNNAVAIYNGNPTVHNYGSMLLGQRFASRLKTKNNFSATSVDQLPHQLLSYLMFGHQLLVPIPDIDHTDFFLILGGNPFASNGSLMSVPDVKKRLKAIQDRGGKYVVVDPRKSETAIHANEHLFIKPGTDAYFLLAVLHFLFEKQLIKPSHLIRNEDLKSLENITKEYSPERVSKITGVSKETIERITFEFANAASAVCYGRVGVSTQEFGAICQWLINVINLVTGNLDQKGGAMFTLPAVDLVGEGSVMRSSPGSFNSYQSRVRKLPEFSEELPVAALAEEILTEGEGKIRALFTSAGNPVLSTPNGTKLDKALASLDFMVSVDFYLNETTKHAHYILPPTSALEHDHYDLIFNVFAVRNTVRYNQPLFSPEPGMLHDWEIFSDLTKRLELTRAGKELPKEIIRTKLTPASIIDHALKSGPYGSKGTPGGEMSLDLLKNNPHGIDLGPLKPSFPDRLYTEDKKIQLIPSILKDDLPRLRRKFNEWEDLASENSHFLLIGRRHLRSNNSWMHNLPKLMTGKPRCTIMIHPDDASTLGILNEEEVIVESSVGKIQIPVEITEELMKGVVSIPHGFGHNRSGTNQKVAKEFSGVSINDLTDDQTIDEFSGNAAFSGIKVLIKKQTA
- a CDS encoding MFS transporter, yielding MTITPHAKATKIELFSLATPQMRTFHLTWIAFFLCFFGWFGIAPLMVYVREELSLTKAQVGNIIIASVAITIFMRLFIGWLCDKIGPRISYTILLTLGSIPVMCIGLADSYLSFLLLRLAIGAIGASFVITQYHTSVMFAPNIIGTANATTAGWGNLGGGVTQMVMPILFGFFVAFGFTTGVSWRLAMVVPGAALFFMGIIYYFGTQDTPGGNFKDIKETYPTFQGGKKNSLSNFLLVIKDPRVWLLFLAYGACFGIELTINNIAALYYVDQFQLSPTTAGLIAGLFGLMNLFARTLGGAFGDKFGIKWGLRGRVIWLSAVLAGEGLCLILFSQMSSLILAISSMIVFSLFVQMSEGATFSVVPFVNKKAIGAVSGIVGAGGNAGAVSAGFLFRGDLSYQNALLIIGVTVTVAAFFTLLVRFSTEEEKEVGDEMNKILPPVEKETSLASAT
- a CDS encoding molybdopterin molybdotransferase MoeA yields the protein MISYQEALSKILSETKIYPTEVISLEQSFGRVLAEPVTADRDYPPFHRSAMDGFAIFSGDFSPNKVYVYKKELPAGSNIQLESGDEAIRIMTGAPVPNGFDVVIKIEDCILNESNNKKQVSFSIQEVKPWNNIAKQGEDVKKNQLVLPKGIQIGTSEISLLASLGKEKVPVVQSPKVHIISTGNEVVSIHQTPLPYQIRDSNSFTISSILSKFKISPKLITHVQDIESIMTESIKCGLEGDILILSGGVSMGNMDLVPSILHKLGVELIFHKSAIKPGKPIWFGKRNGTIVFGMPGNPFSVQTCSRIFLEPYLRQSFGLTIHPVYKLPFSTTKQKKGSLTEFFPVKLETSDKTYLTPVAFNGSGDIRAGISSDGLAIFPNELSQIQKEDTIEFLPW
- the moaCB gene encoding bifunctional molybdenum cofactor biosynthesis protein MoaC/MoaB; this encodes MNDITGKRTTLRYAEAEGYVYCNPNTIERVKANNLPKGDIFGVAKAAALLGSKKTAELIPHCHPVPIDSFSIHFEILEPKNAIRIQTQAKSIGKTGIEMEALTGVTVAALVIYDLLKPIDKEIEISSIKLLEKKGGKTDSQISKFASGSNAKILVCSDSCFAGKKEDGSGKVIAELLQAEGVEVLEILIVPDEPTEIQKVISNWSSEKIDLIVTTGGTGLGPRDNTTDAIRQMLEQEIPGIAEVMRSFGQDRTPFAMLSRSLAGRIGKSLIVTIPGSSNGAKESMTAILPAIFHAKKMMRGEGH
- the cobA gene encoding uroporphyrinogen-III C-methyltransferase, whose product is MDTLNKRTNKGKVYLVGAGPGDPDLLTVKALKTLRKADIVFYDDLVSPRILGVCRKKIQMVYVGKRLGIHSCLQDEINTKLIQAANEYKTVVRLKGGDPSIFGRVGEEYSNLISAGISCEIIAGITTASGVASSLGFPLTHRDYAREILFLSGHKKDGVNSDSFKNLNCVGKTIIVYMGLNSIDLIVSELLVAGNSSETHIAVIQNATLNTERVFTGNLDSIQSIILENQVKSPAILVIGEIVRFYREMEILKNDYSSILTSL
- the nirD gene encoding nitrite reductase small subunit NirD, translating into MGTSIKNKERVLIGPVSDFEKEGGVSAKVGEKQIAIFYFESRNEWYACDNACPHTGDMVLSRGFLGDNNGEPKIVCPLHKRNFSLTNGDCLSGENYKVNVYPVIVENGSVYLEIDSSSCSNS